The Pseudofrankia sp. DC12 region GCCGAGGGCGGTGACGATGGCGTTGTGGATGCCGCGGACGCCGACGGCGGGGTTGGGCAGGTAGACGACGGTGTTCCGCGACGGGTCGAGGGTGGCGGTGGCGGCGCGGGTGGCGGCGGTCTTGCCGGCGCCGACCTCGCCGGTGAGTACGCCGAGGCCGTGGGTGTGGATGAGCCAGCCGATACGGGCGACGGCCTCGTTGTGGGCGCGGTGGCGGTGCAGCGCGGAGATGGGTAGGTCGCGGCCGAAGGGCATGCGGGTGAAGCCGTAGTGGGCCTGCATCCGGTCGATGCTCACCGGCTGGGTCCTTCCTGGTCGGGGTTTGGGTCCTCGATGCACTGGTCGATGAGGGTGGTGGCGAGGCGTTCGACGGCGAGGGCGGTGGTCAGGACGGTTTCGGCGATGAGGAGCTGGTCGTCGGTGTGGTAGGGGTCGGCGAGGGTGGCGGCGGCGTGGGCGAGGTCGGCGGCGCGGTGCGCGAGGGCGAGGGCGTCGTCGAGGTGGGCGCCGGTCACGGGGTGTCCTGGCCGGTGGGGGCGGTGGCCGCCGCGTAGCTGATGGTCGCGGCGGCGAGCTCGGTGTCGTGGGCGGCGGTGAGCAGGTCGACGTAGTCGATGCCGGTCGCCGCCGGTGGTGGGGTGGGCGGGGTCTCGGGGCGGGCTTTCGGGTGCGCGTGGCGGCCGATCACGGCGGGGATCGCGACCCCGGCGGGGCGGCCCTGCCAGCGGATCTCGACGTGTGACAGGTCGAACGGGTCGTAGACGGCGGCGACGGTGCGCCCGACGAGGTGCGGTTCGACCTGGTAGGTGTTGCCGTGCAGGGAGATCGTCGCGGTCTTGCGGACCTTGCGGTGTTCCTCCCACTTGAACGCCTCGGCCAGGGCGGCGTCGCTGGGATGGGTGAACGGGCCGCCGGCCTCGAAGCGGGCCAGCGGCGCCATCTGTGTTTCGGAATGCACCCGGCGGTGATAGACCGTCTCCACCCAGGCGGTGAACGCGTTGTTCAACGCCGACAGGTCACCGAACACATGGGTGCCGACCGGGGCGATCTCGACGAGGAACTCGCCCCGAACAGTCTCGAAGAAACGTTCGATTTTCCCCCGGCCCTCGGGCCGGCCCGGGGTGGAATGTATGAGTCTGATCCCGAGGACTGCGCAGGCCCGGCGCAGCGCCGCGTCCACGAACGCCGAGCCGTTATCCACGTAGACAGCGGCGGGAACACCGCGCGAGGCCAGCGCCCACCGCAACGCTACCGCGAGACGGACGGAGTCCTCGGCATAGCCGAACCGGTAGCCCACCAGCGCCCTGGAACGGTCGTCAATGAAAGCGAAAAGGTAGGTCTTGCGGCCGGCGACCGGCGGCCCGTGCAACGCATCCCCGATCCACAGGTCGTTGGGACGATCGGCCTCGAACCGGCCGAACGCCGCCGGCGCCGTCCCGTCGGGCCGGGTATTGAGCTCCAGGGCTTCGAAATGCCGCTGCAGCGTGCGGTCCGACGGCGCCCACCCCGAACTCGCGCGCAGTAGCCGCCCGACCTGCGCCGCGGTGCGCGCCGGGTTCTCCCGCTTGAGCGCGGCGGCCAACGCCAACACCTCGGCCGGGGTGCGCGCCTCCACCCGCCTGGGCGCGGGCACCAGCGCGTCGAACCCCCCGACCCGCCACGCCCGGATCCACCGGTCAAGCGTCTTGCGCGACACCCGCACCGGCGTCCCGTCCGGCCCGGCATGCTCCCCAGCCGCCAACTGGCGCACCAGCCGGCCCCGCGCCCGCGCCGAGAGCCCCGGGTCCGCCGCCTCCCGCACCAGCCCGTAGCGGAACAGGCCCACCGCACGCGCCCGCTCCGCCCGCCGCGCCATCTCGGCGTCCGACACCGACATCCACCACCTCCACAAGACGGTTGACAGCAACATCAACAGCCTTGCGGAACGATCACCAGGTGGGCAGACGCGGACCCGTGTTGATCGACTCGGGGGCGAACGCAGGCAGAAGCAGACCGCCGGCCGTCACGAACGACACCAACTCCCAGGCCGACAACGTGGGCACCGCCCAGCGGCCCGCCGCCGCGTCGCGTACCGCGACGACCAGCGCCACCAGACCCGCGAACAGCCCACCGCCGATCTCCAGGACCCGGGGGTCGACGGCCACCGCCCGCAGCCGCACCGCCAGCGCCGCCCGCAGCCGCGGCGCCCGCCCGGTCAGCCGGCCAAGCCAGCCCCGCACTGTCGAGGGCGCCCGGCCAACCGCCGCCGCGACCCGGCGCACCCCCATCCCCCCGGCCGCGAGCCCGACCGCCTCACCGATCACCGCCACCGCGTCCGCCCGCCGCGCCAGGCACGACACCGGCAGCAGCACATGCGTCACCAGACAGCCCGAACACCGCCCCCGCCGCGGCCGGATCTCCCCGTCGATCCCCCGCACCCGGCGCACCCGCGCCCACCCCCAGCCAGCCAGACCACTCCCGCACCCCGGACAGGTCAAGCCACCCACCGCCAACCGCCGTTCGACCTCGACCAGATCCACGTCTACGGTGAACACCAGCGCCTCCGCGCGCCTCGCACGGCCCTCCCCGAACCGGCCAAGGTGATCAGGGGAGGGCCGTCGCCATTTCCGACGTGCTCACCCTGTCGTCGCGCACCAACAAGAAACCCACCACAAGATCACAGTTGGCACATGCCCACGCACGATGGCGCCGACCCGCCTCGCCGTGCCCACCTAGAACGACGCGTGACACCTGACACCCCGGCGGCCCAGACAGTGACGGTCTACTTCCCGTCCAAAGGCACCGTCGTCGTGCCGTGGACCTACCTGACCCACCAGTTCGACGATGGCCGCGACGGCGGCCTCGCCCACGCCTACGCCCTGACCGCGGCGAAAGCACAGGGCTCGACGATGGACACCGCCCGCGCCCTCGTCACCGACGACACCTCACGCGCCGGCCTCTACGTCATGCTGTCGCGCGCCCGCACCGACCTCGCGGCCTACCTCATCCGCCGCGACGACCTCACCGCCCGCGACGACGACGAAAACTGGCTCCCCGCGACCGCGGGGCCGCTCGACCCGATCAGCCGGCTCGCCGCCCACCTCCAACACTCCGAACCCGAACACACCGCTGCCGCCCACGACCCGATCGCCACCGCCGCCCACCAGCTCCGCGCCACCCACACCCTCGCCCAGCTCACCGCCCTGCGCCTCTCCCAGCGGATCCCGCAGCCGCGCCTCGGCGCGCGCCGGCCGACGGCGATCGCGCCGACGACAACGCGCCCCGCCCGGCCCGGCGCGGCGCGCACCCCTGGCCCGTCGCGCCAGACCGCGCCGAACGCGCCGTTCGAGCCGAGCCGCACCGCGCCGAACGCGCCAGCCGAGCCGAGCCGGGCCACGCCGGTCGAGCCACAGCCGCGAGCCACCCCGAGCCGCCCGGCACACTGCGCGCCGAACAAGCCAGCCGACGCCCAGACCGGCGTGGCCGGGCCAGAGGCGCGATCGGCCGCGACCGCCGACCACGCATACGGCAACGGCCAGGCCCTCAGCCGTCCGCCGTGGCAGGTCGTGCTCCGCCGCGCCGAACTCGCCGCCGAAGCCGCCATCCGCACCGCCGCCCTCGCCGACCCACCGGATGGACTCGTCGACCGGATCGGCCCCCGGCCCACAGCCGGGCCGCAGCGCGCGATCTGGGACGCCGCGGCCGGCGGACTCGCCGTCTACCACGCCCGCCACAAGCCCGCCGCCCCCAGCTGGACAGCCGGCCCACCGCCCGGCGCCACCCCCCACGACCGGGCACACGACCCCTGGCTCCAGCTCCACGACCAAGCCGTCCACCTCGCGGACGCCTGGGCCGCAACCTTTCCCGACCCCGTCCGGGCAGGGTTCACAGGCCCCGGCCAGACCGTGCCCCGCCAGCGGGCCATCGCCGGTCTACACGCCCTCCTCGACGCCGGCCACCCACCGGCCGACCTCGCCGCCACCCTCCGCCAAGGCCCGATCCACGACATCCAGACCGCGGCAGCGATCCTCGACCACCGCGTCACCGACCTCTGCCACCACGCCGGGATCGACCCGACGCTCTACGACCTACCCGCCCCCACCACCGCCCAGCACGAATGGAACACCACCTTCGACCTGCTCACCCGCGCCGAAACCACCCACCTCGCCACCCACCCCACCCACGACCTCGCCACCGAACGCCGCAGCCTCACCACGGCACTCACCCGCACCGCCGACCACGCCGCCCCCGGCTTGGCTATGGCGGCCGATAGCGGCACGGCCCGGCGATTGGCCCAGGGGGAAAGGGCGGAGTTGGAAAACAGACTGCGCCGCGTCGAAGCCGCGCTTGACCGCCAAGTCACGGACGCCCTCCTCCACGCGCAGTCCGAACCCGCCGACTACCTGACGGCGCTACTCGGCCCCCGGCCGCACGATGCCGGCGCCGATGCGATGAGCTGGGAGCAGGCAGCCGGACGCATCGAGCACTACCGCCACCACGCCCTCGGCCTGCCCTACGGCACCCCCGCCCAGCCCGACACGGCCGACCCCACCCGCCACGCACTGGGCAACCGCCCCACCAACCCCGCCGACGCCGCCCACTACGACCAGGCCCAGGACATCGCGGACCTGCACGGCGGGCAACTGGCGATGGAATAGCGCGACGCGCACCCAGACCCCGCTCGGTCTCTAGCAGGCATTCTGGAATGGTGCTGACGCTGCCTTCTACGCCGGGAACCCTCGTCCTGCGTGCCGATTTCACGGACGACGCAGCCTGGGCGACGGTCCAAGCCGTAAGTAGAGAGCCCTCGCCGGATGGCTTTCTTGCGGACCTGTGGTTCGTCAGCGACCGGGCGTTCGCCGACCTGACCGTGACACAGGTGGCGGCGACGCCGTACCCGGCTCAGCACACCTTCCTGTTCCTCGTCGACCACAGTACGGTCCGCGATCCGGAGATGTCTCTGGTCGTCGTGGATCTCTATCGAGAGCCTGGTCGCTGGTTTCGCGTCGTGCCAGCCAAGCTCTGGAGCGTCGAGAACAACCTGTCGCTCGCGAACATGGACTTCCATGACTTCGCCGACAACGTCGCCCCTGACGGCGTCTTCCGCGGCTTCCCGACCTGACAGGCCCGTGCGGACACGCTCACGCTGGAGCAGCGCCACCGACGGGCTTGCCGGGCGGGGTCGCCCGCTCGGCGGGCTGCCTGGTCACCATGTCTGGCAGGCTCATCGGGACCTGCCGTGCCCCGGGCCTTCTCCAGACCCGTCCGGCCCGGACGCAGACGCCGGCGTGTCCGAGTCAACGGGGCGAAGCGCGGCGAGGATGTCGGCGGTGTGCACGCGATAGACCCCGCCCCGGCGGTGAACCGGGACCGGGAACTGCCCGGCGCGGGCGAGGCGGTAAGCGAGCGTCCGGCCGAGGTTGAGCGAGCGGCCGGCAGTGACCAGATCGACCGCGGCCGGCAGCGCCTCAATCTCGGCAAGAGTCAGCGGGTTGCGCACGACCGCTCCTTCCAGCGGGCGTCCAGGCAGTCATCACCGACCACCTCCCGCCCGGCGTCTCCATGACACGTCACGGTCCGCACTGACCACATCCCTACCGACACCGCGAACGGCACCCAAAAGGCCATCGCAGAAAACCCGTCATCCGCGGCAACATCGCGGAGGTCATCGCGACCACCCCCGAACCGCGAGGAGAACAGACCCCGCCACGAGCGTGCACAGGACGCTTCACGCGCGGGTCCTCGCGAATGACATCGCCGCAGGTCAGGGCCAATCCAAAAGTCGAGGCAGCCGAGCCGTCGCCGAGCGATCCGGCCTGGCATACGAGACCGCCCTGCCGTTCCCACTCCCTCGCTCCCACCCAGGCCTCGCGACGCTGTCCTGATCGCGGAAGGCAAGGCTCGGTCGGCATCCTCGGCACCCGCGCTCAGGCGGCGCACTGGGTGGTGGCTTGCCGGCGCCATTCGGCCAGGTAGCGGCGAGCGGTGCCGGCGTGGAGGTCGAGGGCGGGCGCGAGGTCGCGGGCCAGGGCGTAGTCGGTGCGAGGGTCGTCAGGGGCGATGTCGCGCAACAGGACGGCGGCGAGGCGGGCACGTTTGCTGCCACGTCGCGACGTCTGCAAGACCCGGTCGAGCACGGCCCGCGAGATCGGCTCCGGCGCCTCGTCCCACCCGGCAGCGTCGTCTGGCCAAGGGGTGACGCCTTCCGGCAGCCAGTACGCGTCGTTGTCGGCGCGCGGGACAGGCGCCGAGTCAAGCTGGCTCGGGGCGGTCAGGTCTCCGGCGTGTCCGTCCGTTGATGCGGGCTGCGCGTGTCGGCGCCCGAGGAGATCGTTCTGGCCCGCAGCGCTCTGCATCCCGGTGGTCTCCACGCGCCCGTAGGAGCCGGTCCGCGGATCGCGGCCCGATGCAGAGTGTCGGGCGCCCTCCGGGCCGGGGCTGCCTCGACCGGCCGTCGTGTCTGGCCGGGGGCGGGCTTTGCGGATCTGACTCATGAGGAGTTCGTAGGACCCGATCAGCGCGGCCGAGGGCCACGCGGCAATCACGCGGGCGGCGAGGTCGGGTTGGGCGTGCATGACGTTGGCGGCGATGCTCGCGGCGGAAGCGAGGGTGAGTAGGGCGTAGGGCAGTGGGGAGCGGCGGCGGCCGGCGCGGCTGTCGGCGAGCAGGGTGAGGCTGGCGGCGACGATCAGTCCGTCGACGGAGATCGGCATGATGGCAGCGGTGGTGTGGTCTTCGCCGTGTTCACGGGCGACGCCTGCCATGTGTCTGTAGGACACGATGCCAGCGATCAGCGCGACCGTGACGACGGCGGCGACAGTCGCCAGCCGGATCCACAGCTCC contains the following coding sequences:
- a CDS encoding DDE-type integrase/transposase/recombinase; this translates as MSVSDAEMARRAERARAVGLFRYGLVREAADPGLSARARGRLVRQLAAGEHAGPDGTPVRVSRKTLDRWIRAWRVGGFDALVPAPRRVEARTPAEVLALAAALKRENPARTAAQVGRLLRASSGWAPSDRTLQRHFEALELNTRPDGTAPAAFGRFEADRPNDLWIGDALHGPPVAGRKTYLFAFIDDRSRALVGYRFGYAEDSVRLAVALRWALASRGVPAAVYVDNGSAFVDAALRRACAVLGIRLIHSTPGRPEGRGKIERFFETVRGEFLVEIAPVGTHVFGDLSALNNAFTAWVETVYHRRVHSETQMAPLARFEAGGPFTHPSDAALAEAFKWEEHRKVRKTATISLHGNTYQVEPHLVGRTVAAVYDPFDLSHVEIRWQGRPAGVAIPAVIGRHAHPKARPETPPTPPPAATGIDYVDLLTAAHDTELAAATISYAAATAPTGQDTP
- a CDS encoding helicase C-terminal domain-containing protein translates to MTPDTPAAQTVTVYFPSKGTVVVPWTYLTHQFDDGRDGGLAHAYALTAAKAQGSTMDTARALVTDDTSRAGLYVMLSRARTDLAAYLIRRDDLTARDDDENWLPATAGPLDPISRLAAHLQHSEPEHTAAAHDPIATAAHQLRATHTLAQLTALRLSQRIPQPRLGARRPTAIAPTTTRPARPGAARTPGPSRQTAPNAPFEPSRTAPNAPAEPSRATPVEPQPRATPSRPAHCAPNKPADAQTGVAGPEARSAATADHAYGNGQALSRPPWQVVLRRAELAAEAAIRTAALADPPDGLVDRIGPRPTAGPQRAIWDAAAGGLAVYHARHKPAAPSWTAGPPPGATPHDRAHDPWLQLHDQAVHLADAWAATFPDPVRAGFTGPGQTVPRQRAIAGLHALLDAGHPPADLAATLRQGPIHDIQTAAAILDHRVTDLCHHAGIDPTLYDLPAPTTAQHEWNTTFDLLTRAETTHLATHPTHDLATERRSLTTALTRTADHAAPGLAMAADSGTARRLAQGERAELENRLRRVEAALDRQVTDALLHAQSEPADYLTALLGPRPHDAGADAMSWEQAAGRIEHYRHHALGLPYGTPAQPDTADPTRHALGNRPTNPADAAHYDQAQDIADLHGGQLAME
- a CDS encoding helix-turn-helix domain-containing protein — encoded protein: MRNPLTLAEIEALPAAVDLVTAGRSLNLGRTLAYRLARAGQFPVPVHRRGGVYRVHTADILAALRPVDSDTPASASGPDGSGEGPGHGRSR
- a CDS encoding DUF2637 domain-containing protein — translated: MPPPTRTEHRTVRPADDPEAPAVVARTAAGLSTHLAARTESADRTAVRAAPTARPRDDVAVVPPSGRPRGSRWGSGELWIRLATVAAVVTVALIAGIVSYRHMAGVAREHGEDHTTAAIMPISVDGLIVAASLTLLADSRAGRRRSPLPYALLTLASAASIAANVMHAQPDLAARVIAAWPSAALIGSYELLMSQIRKARPRPDTTAGRGSPGPEGARHSASGRDPRTGSYGRVETTGMQSAAGQNDLLGRRHAQPASTDGHAGDLTAPSQLDSAPVPRADNDAYWLPEGVTPWPDDAAGWDEAPEPISRAVLDRVLQTSRRGSKRARLAAVLLRDIAPDDPRTDYALARDLAPALDLHAGTARRYLAEWRRQATTQCAA